In Streptomyces nojiriensis, the sequence ACGCCTCCGTCACCGTGCCCGCCGGAGCGTGCCGGTCCACCACGATGAACGCACACGCCAGCGCCGGCGCCAGGAACACACCCGACAGCGCCGACAGCGCCGTCATCGCCACCGCGCCCGGCACCAGCATCAGCGGCAGATAGCAGACCGCCAGCAGAGCCACCAGCGCCCGCAGCCGCCGCTCGGGCGCACCGGCCCACTGCCGCGCACCGTAGAACACCCCACCGATCAGCGCACCCAGCCCCAGCGCCGCCATCAGCCAGCCGTACACCGCCTGCCCGCCGTGATCGTCCGCGTACGCCACACCCGCCACCGTGATCGAGCCCAGCGCCATACCCACGAAGAAGAACGCACCCAGCAGCGCCAGCAGCCCGCGCGAACGCAGCGCCCCCAGCCAGTGCGCCTCCCGCGGCGCCGAACGCCACTTCCGCGACGGCTCGCTGACCACCACGGACAGCGCGCCCAGCACACCGATCGCGTTCAGCGCCAGCAGCGCCCCCGCCGGCGACCACATCGCCACGAACAGCGTCACCAGCAGCGGACCGACGGTGAACATGACCTCCTGGGCCACCGCGTCCATCGCGTACGCCGCGTGCACCTTCTCCTCCTCCTCACGGCCGCCCAGCACCGCCGGCCACAGCGCCCGCAGGCCGCCCTCCAGCGGCGGCGTGAACAGCCCCGCGACCACCACCGCGGCGTACGCGGCCACCGCCGACCCCGTACCCGCGAGCGCCAGCCACACCATGCCCAGCGCGGAGACCACCGCGGCCGGCAGCTGCACCCGCGGCTGCCCGAACAGGTCCACGGCCCGCCCCAGCAGCGGCTGACCCACCGCGTTCGCCAGCCCGTACGCGGCCGCCAGCGCCCCCGCCAGGCTGTAGCTGCCGCCCTCGGCACGCGTGAACAGCACGATCGCGATCGGCCCCGTGGCATTGGGCAGCCGGCCCACGAGCGTGCCCGCCAGCAGCCTCGCGGCGTGCCTGGTCCTCAGCAGCTCCGCGTATCCCGCGGCCATGTCCGCCCCCTTCTGCCCGGATCCAGCCGGGAACAACCGAAGTAATACGTATAACTAGACCGGTCATACGTACCATGGCCGCAGTCCGCCGGTCCACCCCGCGGACCCCGCCACACCCCCCGACCTCGCACTTCAGGAGCACCCTGTGACGAGACCCACCAGCCGCGACGTGGCCACCGCCGCCGGGGTCTCCCAGGCCACCGTCTCCCTCGTCCTCGGCGACAAATGGCCCGGCCGCGTCTCCGAACGCACCGCCGCCCACGTCCGCGAAACCGCCACCCGCCTCGGCTACCGCCCCAACCTCGCCGCCCGCAACCTCCGCCTCGGCACCACCCGCACCGCCCTCCTCGTCGTCCCCGCCCTCACCAACGAATTCTTCGCCCGCGTCTACACCGGAGCCGCCCGCGTCGCCGCCGAACACGGCTTCGGCGTCGTCCTCTACCCCTCCCCCGACGGCACCGGCCCCGCCCGCGACCCCTTCGCCTCCGCCCGCGCCGCCCTCGACGGAGTCATCGCCTCCTCCATGGCCGCCCACACCCTCGACGCCATCGGCGGCAACGCACTCCCCCTCGTCATGCTCGACAGCGACCCCGCCGCCGACACCGCCGCCGCCCACGTCAACCTCGCCATGGCCGACGGCATGCGCCAGATCACCGAACACCTCCTCGCCCTCGGCCACCGCCGCTTCCTCCACCTCGCCTCCGCCGTCGACTCCTGGACCTTCGAGACCCGCGCCGAAGCCCTCACCGCCCTCCTGGGCCCCGACACCGAGCTGCGCACCGTACGGGCCCCCCTCACCGTCGACGCCGCCCGTACGGCCATGGAGACCGCCCTGGCCACCCCCCAGGACCGCCCCACCGCCATCGTCTGCGACGACGACATCCTCGCCGCCGGCGCCTGCAAGGCCGCCCGCCGCCTCGGCCTGCGCATCCCCGAAGACCTCTCCGTCACCGGCTTCGACGACCTCGCCCTCGCCACCGCCGTCGAACCCGAACTCACCACCGTCCACCTCCCCGCCGAACGCGTCGGCGAACAAGGCATGACCGCCCTCCTCGCCGTCCTCGAAGGCACCCCCTGGACCGCCCCCGACATCCCCGTCCACCTCGTCGTCCGCGACTCCACGGGCCCCGCCCCGGCGCCGTAGCCGGCCGCACACGACGAAGCCCCGGCCCGCCGAGAACGGCGAACCGGGGCCCCTCACACACTGCGCCTACTCGGCGTCGTCCTCCGGCGCCTCGTCGTTCGACACGGCATCGGCCTGCACCGCCGCCGTCACGTCCGCCTCCAGCAACCGCGACAGCTGCCGACCGCGGATCCGCTTGAACTTGCGCTGCTGCGCACGCGTACGGTCCAGCACCGCGACCTCCAGCCGCTCCGCCGGAATCGTCTTGTCAGCGCCGTTCGCCTGGCTGGACAGCGCCTGCACCGCCAGCTTCAACGCCTCGGACAGGGTCATCCCGTCCTGGTGACGCTGATCCAGGAAGGTACTGATCTGCTCGGCATTGCCACCGACCGCGACCGAACCGTGCTCGTCCACGATCGACCCGTCGTGCGGCAGCCGGTAGATCTGGTCACCCGCGGCGGTCGCACCGACCTCCGCGACCACCAGCTCCACCTCGTACGGCTTCTCACCGGCCGAGGAGAAGATGGTGCCGAGCGTCTGCGCGTAGACGTTCGCCAGCCCACGGGCCGTCACGTCGTCACGGTCGTAGGTGTACCCGCGCAGATCCGCGTACCGCACACCGCCGATCCGCAGGTTCTCGTACTCGTTGTACTTGCCGGCGGCCGCGAAGCCGATCCGGTCGTAGATCTCGCTGAACTTGTGCAGCGCACGGGACGGGTTCTCGCCGACGAACACGATGCCGTCGGCGTACTGCAGCACGACCAGGCTGCGACCGCGGGCAATGCCCTTGCGGGCGTATTCCGCCCGGTCGGCCATGGCCTGCTGGGGTGACACATAGAACGGAGTCGACACCGGCTGTCCGTCCCTTTCTTCTGGGCTCCTACGGGGCGGCGGATGGTCAGAGCAGGGCGGCGCGCGGGCCGTCGGGCTGCTCCAGCCGACGGTTGGTGACCGTACGGGCGAGCTCCTGCGACTCGTCGTCGGTCAGCCTGCGGAACCCCTCGTCCGTGATCACGGTGACGATCGGGTAGATGTGGCGGTACAGGTCCGGCCCACCGGTCGCCGAGTCGTCGTCGGCCGCGTCGTACAGCGCCTGGACGACCAGGGTGGTGGCCTGCTCCTCCGTCAGATCGGGGCGGAAGAGCTTCTTCATCGAGCCCCGGGCGAAGATCGAACCGGAACCGGTGGCGGCGTAGCCGTGCTCCTCGGAGCGGCCGCCGGTCACGTCGTAGGAGAAGATCCGGCCCTTCTCCTTGGCCTCGTCGTACCCCGCGAACAGCGGCACGACCGCCAGGCCCTGCATGGCCATCCCCAGATTGCTCCGGATCATGGTCGAGAGCCGGTTCGCCTTGCCCTCCAGGGACAGGGTCGTCCCTTCCACCTTCTCGAAGTGCTCCAGCTCCAGCTGGAACAGCTTGACCATCTCCACGGCCAGGCCGGCCGTACCGGCGATACCGACAGCGGAGTACTCGTCGGCGGGGAACACCTTCTCGATGTCCCGCTGCGCGATCATGTTCCCCATGGTCGCCCGCCGGTCACCGGCGAGGACCACCCCGCCGGGGAAGGTGGCGGCGACGATGGTCGTCCCGTGCGGCGCCTCGATCACGCCTTCCGGCAGCTTGCGGTTGCCGGGCAGCATCTCGGGCGAGTGCGCGCCCAGGAAGTCCATGAAGGACGACGACCCCGGCGTCAGGAAGGCTGCCGGTAGACGCCCTGTGCTACGAGTGTTGGGTTCCACAGGTTTCCTTCCACGTAAGCGGCTGCACGCCTCATGACGTCCGGCCGATCCTTGAACTGCCCCAGGGCTGCGTTACAGCTGAAGCACAGTACGCCTCGGACCTTACCCGTCTGATGATCGTGATCAACGTGCTCGGCCGGAGCCGTCTGACAGATCACGCAGACCCCGCTCTGAGCGGCGATCATCTCGTCGCGCTGAGCCTCGGTGATGCCGTACGAACGCTTCAAGTGCCCCGCCCGGCCCAGGACGGCCCTGCACGCCTTGCACCGGGTGGATAAGCCGTCAGACGCCGAAGCGTTCTTGTGCCACTCACCGTGCGGCTTGACCTCACCGCACTGCCGGCAGAGCTTGTGGCCGGACGGGACATCCACTTTCTCCTTGACGACCTTGCCTCTGGCAGCCTGGCGGCGCCGGTAGTGCGCGGCACTGTACTCAGCCACGCACTCACGACACCTCGGCTGAAGGCCGTCACCACGGTTCCGGTCTAGGGCGAACCCGCTCAGCGGCACGTCCCGGCTGCAGCCGCGACACCACTTCGTTCCATTGGACATGGAGCCAATGCTGGCGAGTTCGCCTTAGATTCGAAGGCTATTCGCCGCCTTTTTGTACGAAACTCCGAACGAAATCCTCGGCATTTTCCTCGAGTACATCGTCAATCTCGTCAAGTACGGAGTCGACGTCGTCGGAGAGCTTCTCCTGGCGCTCCTTGAGGTCGGTCGATTCCTCGACCGCCGCCTCCTCGACCTCCTCGGTCGAGCGCGTCGCCTTCTGCTGTCCGCCGCCGGTGTCCTTGGTCGCCATGTCTACCTCACCCCGCTCGGTTCGCACGCTCATGTCGAGAGACCCCGGGATTCGGGATCTCTCAAGATCAGACCCTACGTCGGACCCTATAGGGAGGGTCCGACATTCGTCCCCGCACTTGTTCAAAAGGTCGCGGAACAACGTCCGGTTCTCTTCATGATTCCCGGACCGGAGGCCTTTCAGGCCCGCTCACTGCCCCGAAAGCACCCGCACCAGGTCCTCCGCCGTGCGGCAGCGGTCCAGGAGCTCCTTGACGTGGTTGCGGGTCCCCCGCAGGGGTTCCAGCGTCGGGACGCGCTGGAGGGAGTCCCGGCCGGGGAGGTCGAAGATCACCGAGTCCCAGGAGGCCGCGGCCACGTCGTCCGCGTACTGCTCAAGGCAGCGTCCGCGGAAGTACGCCCGGGTGTCCTCCGGGGGCTTGCTCTGAGCCCGCGCCACCGCCGGCTCTTCCACCAGGCGCTTCATCTTGCCCCGGGCCACCAGGCGGTTGTACAGGCCCTTCTCGGGCCGTACGTCCGAGTACTGGAGGTCCACCAGGTGCAGCCGCGCCGCGTCCCACTCCAGTCCGTCCCGGCGCCGGTAGCCCTCCAGGATCTCCCGCTTGGCGATCCAGTCCAGCTCCCCCGACAGGCTCATCGGGTCGCTCTCCAGCCGGCCCAGCACGTCCTCCCAGCGGCCCAGCACATCCTTGGTCTGCTCGTCCGCGTCCGACCCGAAACGTTCGTCCACGTACTTCCGCGCCAGCTCGAAGTACTCCATCTGCAGTTGCACCGCGGTCAGTGTCCGGCCGCTGCGCAGCGTGATCAGGTGCTGCAGGTCGGGGTCGTGGGAGACCTGGTGCAGGGTGCGTACGGGCTGGTCGACGGCCAGGTCGACGGTGATGAACCCGTCCTCGATCATGGACAGGACAAGTGCGGTCGTGCCGAGTTTGAGGTAGGTGGAGATCTCGGAGAGGTTGGCGTCTCCGATGATCACGTGGAGCCGGCGGTACTTCTCGGCGTCCGAGTGGGGTTCGTCGCGGGTGTTGATGATGGGGCGCTTGAGGGTGGTCTCCAGGCCGACCTCGACCTCGAAGTAGTCGGCGCGCTGGCTGATCTGGAAGCCGTGTTCGCGGCCGTCCTGGCCGATGCCCACGCGTCCGGCGCCGGTGACGACCTGGCGCGAGACGAAGAAGGGGGTCAGGTGGCGCACGATCTCCGAGAAGGGGGTCTCCCGCTTCATCAGGTAGTTCTCGTGCGTGCCGTAGGAGGCGCCCTTGTTGTCGGTGTTGTTCTTGTAGAGGTGGATCGGCTGGGCGCCGGGGAGCTGGGCGGCGCGGACGGCCGCTTCGGCCATGATCCGTTCGCCGGCCTTGTCCCAGAGGACGGCGTCGAGCGGGTTGGTGATCTCGGGCGAGCTGTATTCGGGGTGTGCGTGGTCGACGTAGAGCCGTGCGCCGTTCGTGAGGATGACGTTGGCGAGGCCGATGTCCTCGTCGGTCAGCTGGCTGTTGTCGGCGGCCTCGCGGGCGAGGTCGAAGCCGCGGGCGTCCCGCAGCGGATTCTCCTCCTCGAAGTCCCAGCGGGCGCGTCGCGCCCGGTGCATCGCCGCCGCGTAGGCGTTGACGATCTGGGACGAGGTGAGCATGGCATTGGCGTTCGGGTGCCCCGGGACGGAGATCCCGTACTCCGTCTCGATCCCCATTACTCGCCGTACGGTCATGCGGCCCTCCTTGCCCGGCGGCGCTCCCCTTTCGGGAGCGGCGCTCAAGTACCGCTGGTGCTCCGGTGCGTGTGCCTGTGCGGTGCCCGTCCCCGCACTGCGCGTCCGGCGGTACGGAAGAGCCTAGAACCACTGCGCGCTCGTGGGGAGATCATTTCCGTCATTGGATCCGCCTCGTCACCGGCTGAAAAGCGG encodes:
- a CDS encoding MFS transporter, translated to MAAGYAELLRTRHAARLLAGTLVGRLPNATGPIAIVLFTRAEGGSYSLAGALAAAYGLANAVGQPLLGRAVDLFGQPRVQLPAAVVSALGMVWLALAGTGSAVAAYAAVVVAGLFTPPLEGGLRALWPAVLGGREEEEKVHAAYAMDAVAQEVMFTVGPLLVTLFVAMWSPAGALLALNAIGVLGALSVVVSEPSRKWRSAPREAHWLGALRSRGLLALLGAFFFVGMALGSITVAGVAYADDHGGQAVYGWLMAALGLGALIGGVFYGARQWAGAPERRLRALVALLAVCYLPLMLVPGAVAMTALSALSGVFLAPALACAFIVVDRHAPAGTVTEAFSWLVTFFGVGAAIGTAAAGPAVELGGTAAGFGVASVAGGSALLVLMVTQRVLATGGRSRAVAGSADGVSETAPDVPSEVPSAP
- a CDS encoding LacI family DNA-binding transcriptional regulator gives rise to the protein MTRPTSRDVATAAGVSQATVSLVLGDKWPGRVSERTAAHVRETATRLGYRPNLAARNLRLGTTRTALLVVPALTNEFFARVYTGAARVAAEHGFGVVLYPSPDGTGPARDPFASARAALDGVIASSMAAHTLDAIGGNALPLVMLDSDPAADTAAAHVNLAMADGMRQITEHLLALGHRRFLHLASAVDSWTFETRAEALTALLGPDTELRTVRAPLTVDAARTAMETALATPQDRPTAIVCDDDILAAGACKAARRLGLRIPEDLSVTGFDDLALATAVEPELTTVHLPAERVGEQGMTALLAVLEGTPWTAPDIPVHLVVRDSTGPAPAP
- the prcA gene encoding proteasome subunit alpha, producing MSTPFYVSPQQAMADRAEYARKGIARGRSLVVLQYADGIVFVGENPSRALHKFSEIYDRIGFAAAGKYNEYENLRIGGVRYADLRGYTYDRDDVTARGLANVYAQTLGTIFSSAGEKPYEVELVVAEVGATAAGDQIYRLPHDGSIVDEHGSVAVGGNAEQISTFLDQRHQDGMTLSEALKLAVQALSSQANGADKTIPAERLEVAVLDRTRAQQRKFKRIRGRQLSRLLEADVTAAVQADAVSNDEAPEDDAE
- the prcB gene encoding proteasome subunit beta — its product is MEPNTRSTGRLPAAFLTPGSSSFMDFLGAHSPEMLPGNRKLPEGVIEAPHGTTIVAATFPGGVVLAGDRRATMGNMIAQRDIEKVFPADEYSAVGIAGTAGLAVEMVKLFQLELEHFEKVEGTTLSLEGKANRLSTMIRSNLGMAMQGLAVVPLFAGYDEAKEKGRIFSYDVTGGRSEEHGYAATGSGSIFARGSMKKLFRPDLTEEQATTLVVQALYDAADDDSATGGPDLYRHIYPIVTVITDEGFRRLTDDESQELARTVTNRRLEQPDGPRAALL
- a CDS encoding endonuclease VII domain-containing protein, coding for MSNGTKWCRGCSRDVPLSGFALDRNRGDGLQPRCRECVAEYSAAHYRRRQAARGKVVKEKVDVPSGHKLCRQCGEVKPHGEWHKNASASDGLSTRCKACRAVLGRAGHLKRSYGITEAQRDEMIAAQSGVCVICQTAPAEHVDHDHQTGKVRGVLCFSCNAALGQFKDRPDVMRRAAAYVEGNLWNPTLVAQGVYRQPS
- a CDS encoding ubiquitin-like protein Pup — its product is MATKDTGGGQQKATRSTEEVEEAAVEESTDLKERQEKLSDDVDSVLDEIDDVLEENAEDFVRSFVQKGGE
- the dop gene encoding depupylase/deamidase Dop; this translates as MTVRRVMGIETEYGISVPGHPNANAMLTSSQIVNAYAAAMHRARRARWDFEEENPLRDARGFDLAREAADNSQLTDEDIGLANVILTNGARLYVDHAHPEYSSPEITNPLDAVLWDKAGERIMAEAAVRAAQLPGAQPIHLYKNNTDNKGASYGTHENYLMKRETPFSEIVRHLTPFFVSRQVVTGAGRVGIGQDGREHGFQISQRADYFEVEVGLETTLKRPIINTRDEPHSDAEKYRRLHVIIGDANLSEISTYLKLGTTALVLSMIEDGFITVDLAVDQPVRTLHQVSHDPDLQHLITLRSGRTLTAVQLQMEYFELARKYVDERFGSDADEQTKDVLGRWEDVLGRLESDPMSLSGELDWIAKREILEGYRRRDGLEWDAARLHLVDLQYSDVRPEKGLYNRLVARGKMKRLVEEPAVARAQSKPPEDTRAYFRGRCLEQYADDVAAASWDSVIFDLPGRDSLQRVPTLEPLRGTRNHVKELLDRCRTAEDLVRVLSGQ